caacaaaaccagataccaagaaaacaggcaactaataaaaatcaacacatccATGCCCCAAACCGAACCGTACCATTCAATCCAAATGGGgtacgtaaacgccagatcagtagtaaataaaacagagattataacagatTGGATAACTACAGACAgtcttgacctcctattcatcaccgaaacctggatccacgacctcaaagaccccataatcttagatttattttatttttgttacatttgtaccccgcgctttcccactcatggcaggctcaatgcggctttcatatacaggtacttatttgtacctggggcaatggagggttaagtgacttgtccagagtcacaaggagctgcctgtgcctgaagtgggaatcaaactcagttccccaggaccaaagtccaccaccctaaccactaggccactcctccactccaggatacaaaattatccactggacaagaaacggaaaaagaggaggaggaatagccataatttacaaatctgagctcaccatcacaaccacagctgaatccatactgccacaactcgaaatcgccttggtaagaatcaatcacccaaacttgcagtcctactctacagaccgctgggcaactggcaagattcccaaacacactttatggactttattttGAATACTTGTGTCTCTACTTCAatccttatcataataggagacatcaacctacaccttgaagatactacctcaacaagcacccaagaatgcaaagagttcctacaactgtgGGACCTTCTCAGACCAAACACACAACCAACTCATacgaaaggacacacactagacattatcacacacaaattcaatcccgactcaaaccttatactaacagatacaaaatggacacccacaccgtggtcagaccactacaaagcacacatctccctccaatggcgaaagaAAGACACAACtaacaaacaagaacgaaaaacttataccacgagaggaaaaatagacccgacaATATTCTGGCAACGAATCTACCACAACGGATGGTCAATAAAGgcaaaccaattcctcctagaatgggacgatagatgcagatcaatattagacagtattgccccaatccaaaccaaaacctcacacagaaagaactcaacaccatgattcaatgaagaactgaaaaaactcaaaacacaagttagaaggttagaacgtgcatggaacaaaaagaaagacgatcccacacttaacgcctggaaacaactccaaagaaaatataaatataccataagacaaactaaaagattatattacaaaactgaaattggaccaaactacaaggacacacataaactcttccaacttgtgaacaaactactagatatcacaccaatcacaaccaacagtaaagatacaccaggagcagacaatctcgcgaaatacttcaatgagaaaatcgtacaattgcAACTCATAATACCTGTCAGTACTGTCGACTACGCCAAACTCCTtaactgtctagatccagatcttggcgtatacccagcagacagaacctgaacCAACTTCGAGAGACtatcggaggatctcatctcccaaatgctcaaaagattcgccaaatctcattgcaaattagacatatgcccaaacaaccttatgacatctgcccctcaacaatttataacagacctaacgaatcatgtaaactatatgttacaaaatggactcttcccgaaggagacaggaaatattttactcacccccatacccaaagacgcaaagaaaaagtgccagtgaactaactaattacaggccagtagcatccattcccttaataaccaaactaacggaagggatggtgaccaaacaactcacaaactatttagacaaattctcaatactacatgactcccagtcaggatttcggtccaaccacagtactgaaacagtactagttactctcatgaacaaattcaaacaaatgattgcaactggcaagaacatactactactactacagtttgacatgtctagcgccttcgacatggttgatcatggaataatAATACATATCATCGAGTACTTCAGAATTGGAgacaacgttctcaattggttcaaggggttcctaaccatacGATCatgccaagtgacatctaattcgactacaccAGCcaaatggatacctgaatgcggagttcgacagagatcccccctctcaccgaccttattcaatttaatgatgatacccttggccaaactactatcaaaccaaaacctcaacccatatatatactactactactactactactattaaacatttctatagcgctactagacttacgcagcgctgtacaaattaacatgaaaagacagtccctgctcaacagagcttacaatctaaattggacagacgaacagacagctaggggtggggaaattgcagtggtaggggtgataagtgagggtgttgagtaagagagtcatggttaggagtcgaaagcagtagcaaagaggtgggctttaagcctagacttgaagacagccagagactggctcagcgagtctattccaggcatagggagcagcgagatagaaggaacggagccgggatttagcagtgggggagaagggggacgacaggagacatttacccagtgaatggagttcacggggaggagtgtagggagagatgagagcggaaaggtactgaggagctgcggagtggatgcacttgtaggtcaaaaggagaagtttgaaccgtatgcggaagcggatagggagccagtgaagcgacttgaggagagggctaatgtgagtatagcgactctggcggaatataagatgcgcagcagagttttggacagattgaagaggagatagatggctgagcgggagaccagcgagaagcaaattgcagtagtctaggcgagaggtgataagggtgtgggtaagggttttggtagcgtcctcggagaggaaagggcgaatttgttaatattatagagaaagaaacgacaggttttggcaatctgctgaatatgagcagagaaggagagagcggagtcaaagatgactccaaggttacgcgcagacgggacagggaggatgagagtgttatctaccgaaatagagaacgggaggagaggagaggcaggtttagggggaaagaggagaagctcggttttggtcatgtttagtttcaggtggcggcgagacatccaggcagcgatgtcagacaggcaggccaatactttggtctggatttcagctgagatatccagtgcggagaggtagatatatatgcagacgacgtaacgatctacatcccatttaaacaagacttgAAGGAAATCTCCaaggacatcaaccaaagcctacatatcatgcattcatgggcagatgcatttcagctgaaactcaacgcagaaaaaacccaatgcctaatactcacctctcaacataacacgaacaaattcaacaccattaacacaccaacactgaatcttccaatttcggacaccctaaaaattcttggagttaccattgaccgacacctaacacttgagaaccacgtgaaaaacacaaccaagaagatgtttcactcaatgtggaaattaaaaagattaagaccttacttcccaaggaccgtcttccgcaacctggtacaatcaatggtactcagtcatcttgactactgcaacgcactctacgctggctgcaaagagcaaataatcaagaaacttcaaacagctcaaaacactgcagctagactcatattcggcaaaacaaaatatgaaagcgctaagcccctacgagaaaaactacattggctcccacttaaagaacgcatcacgttcaaaatatgtaccctaattcacaaaatcattcacggagatgccccagcctacatgtcagacctaatagacttaccacccaggaatgctaaaaaatcatcccgcactttccttaatcttcacttccccaactgtaaaggcctaaaatataaactaacgcatgcttcaaccttttcctacttgagcacacaattctggaatgcgctgccgcgtagcttgaaaacgatctatgaactaactaacttccgcaaacttttgaagactcatctctttgacaaagcataccacaaagatcaacaaatgtgaactcctacataGAAACCAAGAAcagtcttacaatatttgcttgttaaactactaccatgttttatcattatcatgctacccaagatctttctgtaatactaaatgtctattttcttatgtatttccactaatcatgatgtataagtacataagtaatgccatactggtaagccacattgagcctgcaaaaaggtgggaaaatgtgggatacaaatgcaataaataaatctctgaAGTGAAAGCAGCTGTAGATGCTGCTATTGATAAAAAAAATTATGACAGTTCGACAAAATTGCTAATGCTCATGAGCGCTGAGATAGTTTGGGCCTGGAACTTGAGGCGGACTCTCTGCATTGGGTGGAGACTAGGCAAGACACCATGGAAAAACAAGGCCCTGGTAGACAAAATCGAAGATCTGGAAAACCGGGCTAGACGTAATAACCTGCACCTGGTAGGCATTCTGGAGAGTTTTCAAGAGGAAGATTTGTTGCACTATCTGGAGACTTGATTATTGCAGAGTCTGCACTTAAGTGCATACCACGGACCATTCTGGATTGTGCAAGCTCATCATCTGGGTGCCCGTGTGGTGATCTTAAGGGTCCTGAACTTTGCCCACCAGGTGGAAATATTGGGGCGCTATGGGCTGGCAAAACTTTGCAAGTGGACAATCGTAAGATTTTTgtgctttcaagactattcagtGGCGGTTGCATCCAGCTGTCGTAAATTCAGTGTAATATGCACAGGATTGTATAAGTGCCAGATCCGCTTCACACTTCTTTATCCAGCCCATCTTTGAGTGATCCACGAGGGCCATACAGTTTTCCATGACACCCCTGCGGAGACACGTTTTTTTTTGGATTTGATCTATATCGGAATCGGGAGCCTGATTTTATAGCTCGGATTAATTCACTTTCTCTCTAGTCTCTTAACAGAGGCTTGTTGCAGGTGGACTAGCTATTTCAGCGTCCCTTTAGAGTGTGGACGCTATCCAAGAAACTTAATGAGGGAGTAATTTTGTTGGGATCTGTTGTTTTGTGATCTCCAGTCTTGCTTTGGGTTTGACTGCTGAGTTGTCTAGTGAAGAGCTGGGTTTGGGAATGGTATGTTTGGGGGATGATTTGTGTGTATGAGCTTGGATTGGAGGTGGTTCACAGGAGAGTCTTTCTCTGGATATGTGTAAGACTGGGTtaagggttttggggggaggttgggTGGGAAGATTGTTTTGGGGGTAGGAAGTTGTACTACAGGTTTGCTTGTGTGGATGGCTATAAGTATGATGTGTTTTGTTAATGGTCTGTGGTATGATGGGGAGAACCTGGGCACTGGGAGACCCTGGGAAAATCTGTTCTTTTTGTTCTGGATGAGTCTTGAGGGATTGTTCTTGGAATGTGGCAGGTATTAATTTGCCCATTAAGAGGACAAAGATCTTACAGGAGTGAAAGGAAAAAGCCTGTCTTCAGGAAACCCACCTAAATGATGAGGAACATCAAAAATTGAAGCGTAGTTGCGTGGGGGCAGTACATTATTCATCTGGTACTGACCATAGTGCAGGGGTGGTAGTACTCATGATCAGTATATCaatactgtggaggagtggcctagtggttagggtggtggactttggtcctgaggaactgagttcgattcccacttcaggcacaggcagctccttgtgactcagggcaagtcacttaaccctccattgccccatgtaagccgcattgagcctgccatgagtgggaaagcgcggggtacaaatgtaacaaacaaaaaaaataccatAGCAGATTCATAAGGTGCTGGTGGGACGGGAGGTGCATTGGACTGTTCAGAGCTCATTCTTAATGTCTGTGTCCCTAATGTTTTCGCTCTCTCCTTCTTTCAGACACTGATTAAGGTTGTGACGCCATATCTACATTTCCCTCTTTTAGTTCTGAGGGGCCTTAATATTGCAGTGGATCCTTCTGTGGATAGGAAGGGTGGAGGGGGCCTTGTTGATCTTAGAACCAGTCGGGACCTTCAATAGTTATGAGTGATCAGCTGCGTTTGCTCATGAAACACCTGAAGCGTCTTACACGTTACATTTCCCCCGATCGGGCCTTTCTGGCTCAAATGGTGGCAACAGCAGAATGCCCACATTGTACAGCTGAGCCGGCTACATTAGTGCATCTGTTCTGGACCTGCTCCTTAATAAGACCTTTCTGGATACAGGTGAAAATGCATCTTTCAGTAATACTGGTTAGACGCCTGCCTCTCTGGGCGGACATTTAGTTCTTGAAATTTTGTTTCCTTGAGTCTGTGATTGGGCCCTAATTGTCTGCTGCATAAGGTTTATTTTTTAATCCTGAAAGAATATTTTGATGTGTTGGAGACAGACTGATTGGAGGAATGAACTTGTCGATCTAATGAAGACTGTACACTAGTCAGTGGCCTACTGGAGCCTGGAAGTCTTTTCAACAAATTTAGTCCTCAGGGTGGGATTGTTTGCCACATCATGCTCGTAGCTACTTGCAGAACCTATAACTTGAAGTATGGACTTTAGGAAAGGGTGGAGGGTGGTAAGGTTTTGCGCTATTATTTGTGGATCAGACTGCCGTGAAGAAACAACATGTGCGGTCTGATCCCTTGCAGTGAATGTGTGTGGAGGGATGAAACTTGAAAAATTTCCACGCTATACTGTTATATCTCTTCTTACAGATATTATTGTTCTTACCATTGTGTGATTCTAATAAAGATATTACTAAAAAGAAATATCAACTTGATTGTGTGGGGGGGGCAGATTTACGAAGGGTTTTTTGTATTACTAAACTGTTCTCCTACAATAATCTGCAATgctcttatatatttatttatttatttatagaaaaaGATGATCCCAGAAGGAGTAATACAAAGACACATGactggaagctcagtgagaaACCTGAAAGGGAAAATATGTtatcagaaagagagaaagcGGAGACTCCTGACtggggaaaaaagggaaaaaatgtaaataaacaaaACCCTTCAACAGAAGGCTCAGTTCCGTGTGAACACAGTACCAGTAATATCATACAGATGAGAGATCAAAGATGTTTATGTGACGTATGTGAGATATTCCTCAGCGATCATTTAACTCTGAAATCACATCCtagatccgatactgaagagagaccatctaCATGTACGAACTATGGGAAAAACGTCTGTCAAAAGAGAGAACCACAAGGACAACAGAAAACGTGCATAAAAGAAACATATTCTACATCTTCTGAGTGTGGAAAAGGTTTTAGTAGGAAGAAACAGCTAGAGCAACATGAAATTATTCATAAAACTAGAGTGTATACAAGTacagaatatgggaaaagctTTCCCAATAgagaaaatattacaaaatacCAGAAAACCAACACTAATGAGagactagcttcctatcctgattGTGACAAAAGCTTCAATCAAGAAGAAAACTTCATCAGAAATGCAAAATTCTACCCAGGAGAGACACTAGTTTCCAGTACTGAATGTATGAAAAGTTTCAGTCATGGAGATGCTTTCACAGATTATAATAAAGTGCAAACTGGTGAGAAATTGATCGCTTCTACTAAAACTGAAAAAGTCTTTTGCAGGAAGGCAAACTTCTTGAAAGACCAGAAAAACAAGAGATTGTATACTTGTGTTGATAGTGGTACAAATGCTTGTTGGAAaacaaacctcacaatgcacaagAGAATCAAcataggagtgaaaccatttaactgtactgagtgtaataaaagcttcaatcagaaGGCATACCTCAGAAAACACCACAGAAGCCACatgggagtgaaaccatttacctgTTCCaattgtggtaaaagctttactgagaagaaaacactCCAAAGGCACTGGCAAATCCACACAGGACtaaaaccctttcactgcactgagtgtaataaaagattcGGTCAGAAGGcatacctcacaaaacaccagagaagacacacagaaatgaaaccctttcactgcactgagtgtaagaaaagtttcagtcaGAAGTCAAAGttaacaatacaccagagaatccacatgggagtgaaaccatttacctgTTCCAATTGTGATAAAAGTTTCACTGAGAAGGGAAACCTccaaatacaccagagaatccacacaggattgaaaccctttcactgctctgagtgtaataaaagcttcagtcagaagtcaaccctcacaaaacaccagagagtccacacaggaatgaaaccctttcactgcactgaatgtaataaaagcttcagtcagaagtcaaccctcacaaaacaccagagattccacacaggaattaaaccctttcactgcactgagtgtaataaaagcttcagtgagAAGGcatacctcacaatacaccagagaatgcacacaggaatgaaaccttttagctgcactgagtgtaataaaacctTCAGTCGGAAGGAAAAgttcacaatacaccagagattccacaaaggaatgaaaccctttcactgtactgaatgtaataaaaacttcagtcagaagggaaacctcacaaaacaccagaaaatccacacaggaatgaaaccctttaactgtactgagtgtaataaaagcttcagtgaaAAGGCAACCCTCACattacaccagagaatccacacaggactgaaaccttttaactgtactgagtgtaataagagCTTCAATCGGAAGTCAAAGttaacaatacaccagagaatccacatggGTGTGAAGCCATTCAtatgtgctgagtgtggtaaaagtttcactGAGAAGGGATCACTCCAAAGGCACTGTAGAATCCACACgggaatgaaaccctttcactgcagtgagtgtaataaaagcttcaatcagaaGGCACACCTCAcaacacaccagagaatccacacgaGAGTGAAGCCATTTGTatattctgagtgtggtaaatgtTTCACTGAGAATGGAAATCTTCAAAAAccccagagaatccacacaggaatgaaaccctttaactgtactgagtgtaataaaaacttCAGTGAGAAGGCATACCTCACattacaccagagaatccacacatgaCTGAAACCTTTTaattgtactgagtgtaataaaagcttcagtcggaagaaACAACTCacagtacaccagagaatccacaggaATGAAGCCATTTAagtgtactgagtgtaataaaagcttcaatcagaaGTCAatcctcacaatacaccagagaatccacactggtGTGAAATCATTTAtatgtgctgagtgtggtaaaagctttactgacaAGAAAAAAAtcaccatgcaccagaaaatccaTTCGGGAATAAAACCATTTATATGCACTGAGTGTGGCAAAAGCTTCaggttgaaaaaatacatgatacTACACAAAAGAATCCACACATTAGTGGAGCAATTTGCATGTTCTGAATGTTTTAAAAGTTTCACTGAAAAGGGAACAAAAACACTGGAGAATACACagaggaatgaaaccctttaaatgtactgagtgtaataaaagcttcagtcagaaaacacaCGTCAcaagacaccagagaatccacacaggagagaaccCATTTACATGACCTCTGTAATAAATGCTTTCCTGACAAGGAAGAACTGACAAGGCAACATAGAATTCACACGATAGTGTAGCAATTTACAAATACTGAGTGTGATAAAGGCTTCGCCGTGAAGGGAACACTCTGAAGACACTGGAGAATCcagacaggaatgaaaccatttatctgtactgagtgtaataaaagcttcagtcagaagagaagcttcaaaacacaccagagaatccattcaGGAGAAAAACCAATTTTATGCACTGAGTGTGGCAAAAGCTTCATTGACAAGGAAACACTCGCAATCCACCATTCAGAAATCAAACCATTTCCATGCACTGGCTGTGGCAAAAGTTTCAGGTTGAAGAAACACATGATA
This genomic interval from Microcaecilia unicolor chromosome 1, aMicUni1.1, whole genome shotgun sequence contains the following:
- the LOC115459986 gene encoding gastrula zinc finger protein XlCGF26.1-like; the protein is MRDQRCLCDVCEIFLSDHLTLKSHPRSDTEERPSTCTNYGKNVCQKREPQGQQKTCIKETYSTSSECGKGFSRKKQLEQHEIIHKTRVYTSTEYGKSFPNRENITKYQKTNTNERLASYPDCDKSFNQEENFIRNAKFYPGETLVSSTECMKSFSHGDAFTDYNKVQTGEKLIASTKTEKVFCRKANFLKDQKNKRLYTCVDSGTNACWKTNLTMHKRINIGVKPFNCTECNKSFNQKAYLRKHHRSHMGVKPFTCSNCGKSFTEKKTLQRHWQIHTGLKPFHCTECNKRFGQKAYLTKHQRRHTEMKPFHCTECKKSFSQKSKLTIHQRIHMGVKPFTCSNCDKSFTEKGNLQIHQRIHTGLKPFHCSECNKSFSQKSTLTKHQRVHTGMKPFHCTECNKSFSQKSTLTKHQRFHTGIKPFHCTECNKSFSEKAYLTIHQRMHTGMKPFSCTECNKTFSRKEKFTIHQRFHKGMKPFHCTECNKNFSQKGNLTKHQKIHTGMKPFNCTECNKSFSEKATLTLHQRIHTGLKPFNCTECNKSFNRKSKLTIHQRIHMGVKPFICAECGKSFTEKGSLQRHCRIHTGMKPFHCSECNKSFNQKAHLTTHQRIHTRVKPFVYSECGKCFTENGNLQKPQRIHTGMKPFNCTECNKNFSEKAYLTLHQRIHT